One segment of Corynebacterium atrinae DNA contains the following:
- a CDS encoding valine--tRNA ligase, with the protein MGRVTEQTMGQTMGQDRSGALPKSWDPQAVESDLYQGWVDAGYFTADPASEKPAYSIVLPPPNVTGQLHMGHALDHTLMDSLVRRKRMEGFEVLWLPGMDHAGIATQTKVEAMLKETEGKDRYDYGREEFIAKVWEWKEQFGGTITDQMRAIGDSVDWSRERFTLDEGLSRAVQTIFKELFDRGLIYRANRLVNWSPVLETAVSDIEVVYQDVEGELVSFRYGSMNDDEPHIVVATTRLETMLGDVAVAVHPDDARYADLVGQTLPHPFRSDLSLVVVADDYVDPEFGSGAVKITPAHDPNDHALGQRHNLDMPSIMDKTGHICDTGTQFDGLSREEARVAVREALAEQGRIVKEIRPYVHSVGHSERSGEPIEPRLSLQWFVKVDELAQMAGDAIREGDTVIHPQSMEPRYFDWVDNMHDWTISRQLWWGHRIPIWYGPNGEVVCVGPDEQAPEGYEQDPDVLDTWFSSALWPFSTMGWPEKTPELEKFYPTTVLVTAYDILFFWVARMMMFGTFASTITPDILGEGRDGRPEVPFDNLFLHGLVRDEFGRKMSKSLGNGIDPMDWVERFGADALRFTLARGANPGVDLPVGEDAAQSSRNFATKLFNATKFALMNGAEVGELPPREELTDADRWILDRLEQVRGQVDGYFDNYQFAKANEELYHFTWDEFCDWYLEIAKTQIPREGFSQEGRNTQLVLGRVLDVVLRLLHPAMPFVTEVLWKALTEQESIVLASWPTVEETNLGAATDEVAARRIADAEKLITEIRRFRSDQGVKPSQKVPAALDFAAADLESLETAVRSLAKVEAPGEDFAESASLELRLSQATITVALDTSGTVDVVAERKRLEKDLAAAHKELEGTAKKLGNEAFLSKAPDAVVDRIRTRQHVAQEEVERITARLEALK; encoded by the coding sequence ATGGGGCGCGTGACTGAGCAAACTATGGGGCAAACAATGGGCCAAGACCGCAGCGGCGCGCTTCCGAAATCGTGGGATCCCCAGGCGGTGGAGTCCGATCTCTACCAAGGGTGGGTGGATGCTGGTTATTTCACCGCTGATCCCGCTTCGGAGAAGCCGGCCTATTCGATTGTCCTGCCGCCGCCCAATGTGACTGGTCAGCTGCATATGGGGCACGCGCTGGACCACACTCTCATGGATAGCTTGGTGCGCCGCAAGCGGATGGAGGGCTTTGAAGTCCTGTGGCTTCCAGGCATGGACCATGCGGGTATCGCGACGCAGACCAAGGTCGAGGCGATGCTCAAGGAGACCGAGGGCAAGGATCGCTACGACTACGGCCGCGAGGAGTTCATTGCCAAGGTTTGGGAGTGGAAGGAGCAGTTCGGCGGCACGATCACGGATCAGATGCGGGCGATCGGCGATTCCGTCGATTGGTCCCGCGAGCGCTTCACCCTCGACGAGGGCTTGTCGCGCGCCGTCCAGACGATCTTCAAGGAACTCTTCGACCGCGGCCTCATTTACCGCGCCAACCGCCTGGTCAACTGGTCCCCGGTCCTCGAGACGGCCGTCTCCGACATCGAGGTCGTGTACCAGGACGTCGAGGGCGAGCTCGTCTCCTTCCGCTATGGCTCCATGAATGATGATGAGCCGCACATCGTCGTCGCCACCACCCGGTTGGAAACAATGCTTGGCGACGTCGCTGTGGCCGTGCACCCGGACGATGCCCGCTACGCGGACCTCGTCGGGCAGACCCTTCCGCACCCCTTCCGCTCGGATCTGTCGCTGGTCGTCGTAGCCGACGACTACGTGGACCCGGAGTTCGGCTCCGGTGCCGTGAAGATCACCCCGGCTCATGATCCCAATGACCACGCCCTCGGCCAGCGCCACAATCTTGATATGCCGTCGATCATGGACAAGACCGGCCATATCTGCGACACGGGCACTCAGTTCGATGGGCTCAGCCGCGAGGAGGCGCGCGTCGCCGTGCGCGAGGCTCTCGCCGAGCAAGGTCGCATCGTCAAGGAGATCCGCCCCTACGTCCACTCCGTCGGCCACTCGGAGCGTTCCGGCGAGCCGATTGAGCCGCGCCTGTCCCTGCAGTGGTTCGTCAAGGTCGACGAGTTGGCCCAGATGGCTGGAGATGCCATCCGCGAAGGCGACACCGTGATCCACCCGCAGAGCATGGAGCCGCGGTACTTCGACTGGGTGGACAACATGCACGATTGGACGATTTCTCGCCAGTTGTGGTGGGGCCACCGCATCCCGATCTGGTACGGCCCCAACGGCGAGGTTGTCTGCGTCGGCCCGGACGAACAGGCCCCGGAAGGGTATGAGCAGGACCCGGATGTCCTCGACACGTGGTTCTCTTCCGCACTTTGGCCGTTCTCCACCATGGGCTGGCCGGAGAAGACCCCGGAGCTGGAGAAGTTCTACCCCACGACCGTCTTGGTCACCGCGTATGACATCCTCTTCTTCTGGGTCGCCCGCATGATGATGTTTGGCACGTTTGCGTCCACCATCACCCCGGACATCCTGGGGGAGGGCCGCGACGGACGCCCGGAAGTCCCCTTCGACAACCTCTTCCTCCACGGCCTCGTGCGCGACGAGTTTGGCCGCAAGATGTCCAAGTCCCTGGGCAACGGCATTGACCCGATGGATTGGGTCGAGCGTTTCGGTGCGGATGCCCTCCGATTCACCCTGGCCCGCGGCGCCAACCCGGGCGTCGATTTGCCGGTCGGCGAGGATGCCGCCCAGTCCTCCCGCAACTTCGCCACGAAGCTGTTCAACGCGACCAAGTTCGCCCTCATGAACGGCGCCGAAGTGGGCGAGCTGCCCCCGCGCGAGGAGCTCACCGACGCCGATCGCTGGATCCTCGATCGCCTGGAGCAGGTGCGCGGGCAGGTGGACGGCTACTTCGACAACTACCAGTTCGCCAAGGCGAATGAGGAGTTGTACCACTTCACGTGGGATGAGTTCTGTGACTGGTACTTGGAGATTGCCAAGACCCAGATCCCGCGCGAGGGCTTCAGCCAGGAAGGCCGCAACACCCAGCTGGTCCTCGGCCGCGTCCTCGACGTCGTCCTGCGCTTGCTCCACCCAGCCATGCCATTCGTTACCGAGGTGTTGTGGAAGGCCTTGACGGAGCAGGAGTCCATCGTCTTGGCCTCCTGGCCCACGGTCGAGGAAACGAACCTCGGGGCGGCGACGGATGAGGTGGCAGCTCGCCGTATCGCGGATGCGGAAAAGCTCATTACCGAGATTCGCCGTTTCCGCTCTGACCAGGGTGTCAAGCCCTCGCAGAAGGTACCGGCCGCCCTTGATTTTGCCGCCGCCGACCTGGAATCCCTGGAGACCGCAGTGCGCTCCTTGGCCAAGGTCGAGGCTCCGGGCGAAGACTTCGCGGAGTCAGCCTCCCTGGAGCTGCGCCTGTCGCAGGCGACGATCACCGTCGCGTTGGATACCTCCGGCACCGTCGATGTCGTCGCGGAGCGCAAGCGACTGGAGAAGGACTTGGCCGCCGCGCACAAGGAGTTGGAGGGTACCGCTAAGAAACTCGGCAACGAGGCGTTCTTGTCGAAGGCCCCGGACGCCGTCGTCGATAGGATCCGCACTCGTCAGCACGTTGCCCAGGAAGAAGTCGAACGCATCACCGCCCGCTTGGAGGCCCTGAAATGA
- a CDS encoding Hsp70 family protein produces MRFGIDFGTTRTVVAAVDRGNYPLVNFMDANGDAQDHIPSVVALDGDRLLAGWSAVSRDYPTLARSFKRLLGSPDVTADTPVDLGDESRPLGEVLCTFATGVIEALREYQAALDDTSDIEIMLGVPANSRSAQRLLTLDAFTRAGANVLGLVNEPSAAAFEYSHRHARTLTAKRSSVIVYDLGGGTFDATLVRIDGHQHDVENSLGISHLGGDDFDEILADMALGIAGRDADAFGRRARRRLLDEARTAKEQLKPQSRRLVLEISYEDIVVGVPEFYDAVTPLVERTLDAIRPLVGSSESLTDTDVAGVYLVGGASSLPLVPRLLRERFGRRVHRSPLPTASTAVGLAIAVDPTSGYLLRDRLSRGVGVFRERDGGRGVSFDPLVAPGTRPDSSGTIRITRRYRAAHNVGWFRFVEYSALDASRDTPGDLALIAEVLVPFDVALKDVADLTQVPVEHSDIWPEVEETVTIDPDGIASIRIDVPSQGISVLANVSLAGRGAD; encoded by the coding sequence ATGCGTTTTGGGATTGATTTCGGCACAACCCGCACCGTCGTCGCCGCGGTAGACCGTGGGAACTACCCGCTGGTCAACTTCATGGACGCCAACGGCGACGCCCAGGATCACATTCCTTCCGTCGTCGCCCTCGACGGTGATCGACTGTTGGCCGGCTGGTCAGCCGTGTCCCGGGACTACCCCACGTTGGCCCGTTCCTTCAAGCGCCTGCTCGGTTCTCCCGATGTCACCGCTGATACTCCGGTGGACCTCGGTGATGAGTCACGGCCCCTGGGGGAAGTGCTGTGCACCTTCGCCACCGGGGTCATCGAGGCGCTGCGGGAGTATCAGGCAGCGTTAGATGACACCTCCGATATTGAAATTATGCTCGGCGTCCCCGCGAACTCTCGTTCCGCGCAGCGCCTGCTCACCCTCGATGCCTTCACCCGCGCGGGCGCGAACGTCCTCGGTTTGGTCAACGAACCCAGTGCCGCGGCCTTCGAATATTCTCATCGCCACGCCCGGACGCTGACCGCGAAGCGCTCGAGCGTCATCGTGTACGACCTGGGCGGAGGCACCTTCGATGCCACCTTGGTGCGCATCGATGGGCACCAGCACGACGTCGAGAATTCGCTGGGTATCAGCCACCTGGGCGGCGATGATTTTGATGAGATCCTGGCAGACATGGCGCTGGGTATCGCGGGGCGCGATGCCGATGCCTTCGGTCGTCGCGCCCGCCGCCGCCTACTCGACGAGGCCCGCACCGCCAAGGAGCAGCTCAAGCCGCAGTCGCGTCGCCTCGTGTTGGAAATCAGCTACGAGGACATTGTCGTCGGGGTGCCGGAGTTTTATGACGCCGTGACCCCGCTGGTCGAGCGCACCCTTGACGCGATTCGCCCCCTGGTCGGGTCGTCGGAATCACTGACCGACACGGACGTCGCCGGAGTCTACTTGGTCGGCGGAGCCTCCTCGCTGCCGTTGGTGCCGCGCCTACTGCGGGAGCGGTTTGGGCGTCGTGTGCACCGCTCGCCGCTACCCACTGCTTCCACTGCGGTGGGTCTGGCTATCGCCGTTGATCCGACATCCGGGTATTTGCTGCGCGATCGGCTTTCCCGCGGGGTCGGGGTCTTCCGGGAACGCGACGGCGGTCGAGGAGTTAGCTTCGATCCGTTGGTTGCCCCCGGCACCCGTCCCGATTCTTCGGGCACGATCCGCATCACCCGCCGCTATCGGGCGGCACACAACGTTGGCTGGTTCCGCTTCGTGGAATACTCCGCGTTGGATGCCTCCCGCGATACCCCGGGTGACCTGGCGCTGATCGCCGAGGTCCTCGTCCCCTTCGATGTGGCTCTGAAAGACGTCGCCGACCTCACCCAGGTTCCCGTGGAGCACAGCGATATATGGCCGGAGGTTGAGGAGACCGTCACCATCGACCCCGACGGCATCGCCTCCATCCGCATCGACGTCCCCTCCCAGGGGATTTCCGTTCTCGCTAACGTCTCCCTGGCCGGGAGAGGTGCGGATTAG
- a CDS encoding malate dehydrogenase codes for MTVSPKKIVVTGAAGNIAYSLLWRIAAGDVYGDATPIELSLLEIPQAVGKAEGVAMELSDSAFPLLHNIQITDKAEEAFDGASAAFLVGAKPRGRGEERADLLANNGKIFAPQGAAINDHAADDIRVLVVGNPANTNALIAQQSAPDVPTDRFTALMRLDHNRALSQLAAKLGVATTDFDNVAVWGNHSATQFPDLTFATLNGEKVIDLIDHDWYVNEFIPRVANRGAEIIEVRGSSSAASAASAAVDHMRDWIQGSERWVSAAVVSDGSYGIDEGLVAGFPTVARDGHWEIVQGLDLNDFQRERIAANVEELKAEREAVASLLK; via the coding sequence ATGACTGTGTCCCCCAAGAAGATCGTCGTCACCGGTGCCGCCGGTAACATCGCCTACTCGTTGCTGTGGCGTATCGCCGCCGGTGACGTCTATGGCGACGCCACCCCCATTGAGCTCTCCCTCCTCGAGATCCCTCAGGCCGTCGGCAAGGCCGAGGGTGTTGCCATGGAGCTGTCCGACTCTGCCTTCCCGTTGCTGCACAACATTCAGATCACGGATAAGGCTGAGGAGGCTTTCGACGGTGCCAGTGCCGCTTTCCTTGTTGGGGCTAAGCCGCGCGGTAGGGGTGAGGAGCGGGCTGACCTGCTCGCCAACAATGGCAAGATCTTCGCACCACAGGGCGCAGCCATCAACGACCATGCCGCCGATGACATTCGTGTCCTCGTCGTGGGCAACCCTGCCAACACCAACGCTCTGATCGCGCAGCAGTCCGCCCCGGACGTTCCGACCGACCGCTTTACCGCCCTCATGCGCTTGGACCACAACCGTGCGCTGTCTCAGCTGGCCGCCAAGCTCGGCGTAGCCACCACGGACTTCGACAACGTCGCGGTGTGGGGTAACCACTCCGCCACCCAGTTCCCGGACCTGACGTTTGCCACCCTCAACGGTGAAAAGGTCATCGACCTGATTGACCACGACTGGTACGTCAACGAGTTCATCCCGCGCGTGGCCAACCGCGGCGCCGAGATCATTGAGGTTCGCGGCTCTTCCTCCGCCGCTTCTGCTGCTTCTGCTGCCGTCGATCACATGCGTGATTGGATTCAGGGCAGCGAACGGTGGGTGTCCGCCGCAGTCGTCTCCGATGGTTCCTACGGCATCGATGAGGGCCTCGTCGCCGGTTTCCCGACGGTTGCGCGTGACGGCCACTGGGAGATCGTCCAGGGCCTCGACCTCAATGACTTCCAGCGTGAGCGCATCGCCGCTAACGTCGAGGAGCTCAAGGCCGAGCGCGAGGCTGTCGCTAGCCTGTTGAAGTAG